The following are from one region of the Coffea eugenioides isolate CCC68of chromosome 2, Ceug_1.0, whole genome shotgun sequence genome:
- the LOC113761498 gene encoding probable E3 ubiquitin-protein ligase RHC2A, with protein MSMPSSYWCYRCNRFVRVWTQDSITCPDCNGGFVEEIETPTRSSLSESRRRRFPAAAMYMMRNSDSGQGPPGSSSGSGSGSSPALRRSRRNGGDRSPFNPVIVLRGPADGGGGAAGGGGGGGGFELYYDDGAGSGLRPLPASMSEFLLGSGFDRLLDQLSQIEANGIGRIDNPPASKAAIESMPTIEINQSHTTTESHCAVCKEPFELGCEAREMPCKHIYHSDCILPWLSLRNSCPVCRHELPTDARDSGESNRSSNEQTGVGNDDDTVGLTIWRLPGGGFAVGRFSGGRRNGERELPVVYTEMDGGFNNNGVPRRISWGSRGGVSRQSGGLRRAFRNLFACFGGVGDSSSGSNSSSDSRVTRRNRSFSSVFSSGTTGRRYWAFDINGGNRRW; from the coding sequence ATGTCTATGCCTTCATCTTATTGGTGTTATAGATGCAATCGTTTTGTTCGGGTCTGGACCCAAGATTCCATTACTTGCCCTGATTGCAACGGTGGATTCGTTGAAGAAATCGAGACTCCCACTCGATCCTCACTTTCCGAGTCTAGACGACGCCGTTTCCCCGCTGCGGCCATGTACATGATGAGAAATTCTGATTCGGGTCAAGGTCCCCCCGGTTCCAGCTCTGGCTCCGGTTCGGGCTCTAGTCCTGCTTTACGTAGAAGCCGGAGGAACGGCGGTGACAGGTCTCCCTTTAATCCGGTTATAGTGCTTCGTGGGCCGGCTGACGGTGGCGGTGGGGCTGCTGGCGGtggcggtggtggtggtggattTGAGTTGTATTATGATGATGGAGCTGGTTCGGGGTTGAGACCTTTGCCTGCCAGCATGTCGGAATTTTTACTGGGTTCGGGTTTTGACAGGCTTTTGGATCAGTTGTCTCAGATTGAAGCGAATGGGATTGGGAGAATAGATAATCCGCCCGCCTCGAAAGCTGCTATTGAGTCAATGCCTACTATTGAGATAAATCAGAGTCACACGACAACTGAATCCCACTGTGCTGTTTGCAAAGAGCCCTTTGAGTTGGGTTGCGAGGCCCGCGAAATGCCCTGTAAACACATATACCACTCAGATTGTATTCTCCCGTGGCTTTCGCTGCGAAATTCTTGCCCAGTTTGTAGACATGAGTTACCAACTGATGCTCGTGATTCAGGTGAATCGAACAGATCATCTAATGAGCAGACTGGAGTTGGAAATGATGATGACACTGTTGGTTTAACTATTTGGAGATTGCCCGGTGGTGGCTTCGCGGTTGGGAGGTTCTCGGGTGGGAGAAGAAATGGGGAAAGAGAGCTCCCAGTAGTTTATACTGAGATGGATGGTGGTTTTAATAATAATGGGGTTCCTAGGAGGATATCTTGGGGTTCAAGAGGGGGTGTTTCCCGGCAAAGTGGAGGACTGAGGAGGGCATTTCGAAATTTGTTTGCCTGTTTTGGTGGTGTTGGTGATAGTTCATCAGGTTCTAATTCAAGTTCAGATTCAAGGGTAACTCGGAGAAATAGGTCATTCTCATCTGTTTTTAGCTCTGGAACAACAGGGCGTAGATACTGGGCCTTTGATATTAACGGTGGGAATCGAAGATGGTAA